A genomic window from Micromonospora sp. WMMA1947 includes:
- the rpmH gene encoding 50S ribosomal protein L34, whose protein sequence is MSKRTYQPNNRRRAKTHGFRLRMRTRAGRAIIATRRSKGRTRLSA, encoded by the coding sequence GTGAGCAAGCGCACCTACCAGCCGAACAACCGCCGGCGCGCGAAGACCCACGGCTTCCGGCTGCGCATGCGCACCCGTGCCGGCCGCGCCATCATCGCGACCCGTCGCTCCAAGGGCCGCACCCGCCTGTCGGCCTGA
- the rnpA gene encoding ribonuclease P protein component, whose protein sequence is MLAAAQRLRRSSDFAAAVRGGRRVGRGAVVVHLTLPGSIGTTATPSPEPARSSGAEISAPSRAGFVVSKAVGGAVVRNKVRRRLRHLVRERLDALPAGTTLVVRALPAAADATYARLGADLDAALAAARSPRGRRSR, encoded by the coding sequence GTGCTGGCCGCCGCGCAACGACTGCGGCGCAGTAGCGACTTCGCCGCAGCGGTCCGCGGTGGCCGACGCGTCGGCCGCGGTGCCGTCGTGGTCCACCTGACCCTCCCCGGATCGATCGGCACGACCGCGACACCCTCGCCGGAGCCGGCGCGAAGCAGCGGTGCGGAGATCTCCGCACCGAGCCGCGCCGGCTTCGTCGTGTCCAAGGCCGTCGGCGGGGCGGTGGTCCGCAACAAGGTCCGCCGCCGGCTCCGGCACCTGGTCCGCGAGCGGCTGGACGCGCTGCCCGCCGGGACCACCCTCGTGGTACGCGCGCTGCCCGCAGCGGCCGACGCGACGTACGCCCGGCTCGGCGCCGACCTGGACGCCGCCCTCGCCGCCGCGCGGTCCCCCCGGGGACGGCGGTCGCGGTGA
- the yidD gene encoding membrane protein insertion efficiency factor YidD, which yields MLLAPIIAYRRWISPALPARCRFYPSCSAYAVEAVSRHGALRGAWLTVRRLSRCHPFHPGGHDPVPEPGDRRRSDVTGA from the coding sequence ATGCTGCTGGCGCCCATCATCGCGTACCGTCGGTGGATAAGTCCGGCACTGCCGGCCCGCTGTCGGTTCTACCCGTCGTGCAGTGCCTACGCCGTGGAGGCGGTGTCCCGGCACGGTGCGCTGCGGGGAGCCTGGCTGACGGTCCGTCGGCTGTCGCGCTGCCATCCCTTCCACCCTGGTGGACACGACCCGGTTCCGGAGCCGGGCGACCGCCGCCGTTCCGACGTGACTGGAGCCTGA
- the yidC gene encoding membrane protein insertase YidC, translating to MFSLDWIYYAISWILLAWHSAWDAIGVPVGAVLGTNWAWILAIIFLVVTVRVILFPVFVKQIKSQRAMQALQPKVKELQEKHKGDRETLQKEMMELYRKEKANPLMGCLPMFLQIPVFLGLFHTLRRLSPDNQGKTLYGWTVDQFNSASNATLFTAPISGKFGSTAEELSRLGANTGTVKVVAGILVIIMIATTYLTSRQMILKTGWAEDPQQRMVQRLMLYGIPLSLLISGAIFPIGVIIYWVTNNLFTLGQQQWVLRKFPPPPTAKSTTAGKSTAGKGPVQPAKTGGLFGRKAAQPPAKAPAAAPKVAGPKPGAKPVNPKKGGSRPAKRQG from the coding sequence GTGTTTAGTCTCGACTGGATCTACTACGCGATCTCGTGGATCCTGCTGGCCTGGCACTCGGCCTGGGACGCCATCGGAGTTCCGGTCGGGGCCGTACTCGGTACGAACTGGGCCTGGATCCTCGCCATCATCTTCCTGGTGGTGACGGTCCGGGTGATCCTGTTCCCGGTCTTCGTCAAGCAGATCAAGTCGCAGCGTGCCATGCAGGCGCTCCAGCCCAAGGTGAAGGAGCTCCAGGAGAAGCACAAGGGTGACCGGGAGACGCTCCAGAAGGAAATGATGGAGCTCTATCGGAAGGAAAAGGCCAACCCGCTCATGGGCTGCCTTCCGATGTTCCTCCAGATCCCTGTCTTCCTCGGCCTGTTCCACACGCTGCGCCGCCTCAGCCCGGACAACCAGGGCAAGACCCTGTACGGCTGGACTGTCGACCAGTTCAACAGCGCCTCGAACGCGACGCTCTTCACCGCGCCGATCTCCGGCAAGTTCGGCTCCACCGCCGAGGAACTGAGCCGGCTGGGCGCGAACACCGGCACGGTCAAGGTCGTCGCCGGCATCCTGGTGATCATCATGATCGCCACCACCTACCTGACCAGCCGTCAGATGATCCTCAAGACCGGGTGGGCCGAGGACCCGCAGCAGCGCATGGTGCAGCGACTGATGCTCTACGGCATCCCGCTGTCGCTGCTGATCTCGGGCGCGATCTTCCCGATCGGTGTGATCATCTACTGGGTCACGAACAACCTCTTCACGCTCGGCCAGCAGCAGTGGGTGCTGCGGAAGTTCCCGCCGCCGCCGACCGCGAAGAGCACCACCGCCGGCAAGAGCACCGCCGGCAAGGGCCCGGTGCAGCCGGCCAAGACCGGTGGCCTGTTCGGCCGCAAGGCGGCCCAGCCGCCGGCGAAGGCTCCGGCCGCCGCGCCGAAGGTGGCCGGCCCGAAGCCGGGCGCCAAGCCGGTCAACCCGAAGAAGGGTGGCAGCCGGCCCGCCAAGCGACAGGGCTGA
- a CDS encoding R3H domain-containing nucleic acid-binding protein: MRPVTETSIPSADQSLDEETPVTAATETEDAPGEAREKKAPADSDLFRQSEIAADYVEGLLDILDYDGDIDELVSGGRPVVEVVGGRLQNLVGQRGATLEALQELTRLAVFRQTGTPSRLLLDVGGYRAARRKELAAVAKNAVEKVKEHGEPVRLEPMSAFERKCVHDVVNAMSGVESESEGVEPNRRIVVRPVAD, from the coding sequence ATGAGACCCGTGACCGAGACCAGCATCCCCAGCGCCGACCAGTCCCTGGACGAGGAGACCCCCGTTACCGCCGCCACCGAGACCGAGGACGCCCCGGGCGAGGCTCGGGAGAAGAAGGCCCCGGCCGACAGCGACCTGTTCCGGCAGAGCGAGATCGCCGCCGACTACGTCGAGGGCCTGCTGGACATCCTCGACTACGACGGCGACATCGACGAGCTGGTCTCCGGTGGCCGCCCCGTTGTCGAGGTGGTCGGTGGCCGGCTCCAGAACCTGGTCGGCCAGCGCGGCGCGACCCTGGAGGCGCTCCAGGAACTGACCCGGCTGGCCGTGTTCCGTCAGACCGGTACGCCGAGCCGCCTGCTGCTCGACGTCGGCGGCTACCGTGCCGCCCGGCGCAAGGAACTGGCCGCCGTGGCGAAGAACGCGGTCGAGAAGGTCAAGGAGCACGGCGAGCCGGTGCGCCTGGAGCCGATGTCCGCGTTCGAGCGCAAGTGCGTGCACGACGTGGTGAACGCGATGAGCGGGGTGGAGAGCGAGTCGGAGGGCGTCGAGCCCAACCGCCGCATCGTCGTCCGGCCGGTGGCGGACTGA
- the rsmG gene encoding 16S rRNA (guanine(527)-N(7))-methyltransferase RsmG — MPPELAEAARALFGDRLDLAAAYAELLATDGVVRGLIGPRETPRLWERHLLNCAVVAERIPEGARVIDVGSGAGLPGLVLAIARPDLTVTLVEPLARRTAFLIEAIQRLGLTRDVRVFRGRAEEAAAGSRDREPLSADIVTARAVAPLDRLASWCLPLVAPGGRLVALKGASAADEITEHTEAVIRLGGGTPELHRCGEGVIEPPATVVEVVRERVVNPRRPKKPKRSRGGRRRGDR, encoded by the coding sequence CTGCCGCCCGAGCTGGCGGAGGCCGCTCGCGCGCTGTTCGGTGACCGGCTCGACCTGGCCGCCGCGTACGCCGAACTGCTCGCCACCGACGGCGTGGTCCGCGGCCTGATCGGCCCCCGCGAGACGCCGCGGCTCTGGGAGCGGCACCTGCTCAACTGCGCGGTGGTGGCGGAGCGGATCCCGGAGGGGGCCCGCGTGATCGACGTCGGCTCCGGTGCCGGGCTGCCCGGCCTGGTGCTGGCAATCGCGCGTCCCGACCTCACCGTGACGCTCGTGGAGCCGCTGGCTCGGCGGACCGCCTTCCTGATCGAGGCGATCCAGCGCCTCGGCCTGACGAGGGACGTGCGTGTGTTCCGTGGCCGGGCCGAGGAGGCGGCGGCCGGCTCGCGCGACCGGGAACCGCTCAGCGCCGACATCGTGACGGCCCGCGCGGTGGCGCCGCTGGACCGGCTCGCCTCCTGGTGCCTGCCGCTGGTGGCGCCCGGCGGCCGTCTGGTCGCGCTCAAGGGCGCGTCGGCCGCCGACGAGATCACCGAGCACACCGAGGCCGTGATCCGCCTGGGCGGCGGGACGCCGGAACTGCACCGCTGCGGCGAAGGGGTGATCGAACCCCCGGCGACGGTGGTCGAGGTGGTCCGGGAGCGTGTGGTCAACCCGCGCCGTCCGAAGAAGCCGAAGCGGTCGCGTGGCGGTCGCCGTCGCGGCGACCGCTGA
- a CDS encoding AAA family ATPase — MHDDGRYDDPRLTGPGGQPSADPVSRETNDQEWTVNESGEPSSPYPARPSKRRESSAGGPVRPVSSVPANVPPARDPLDPADGPVNAPTPRPPAVRANAAVPTRYEPQPPVSAVPHQAVPEVTVAPSDTPQADGYGDEVDASTYVSRETPTREEDDPPLAMEAMRAVQILNPSGEVTMPRPDRTRVMCVANQKGGVGKTTTTVNLAVALALHGNRVLVVDLDPQGNASTGLNVPHHTGVPDVYDCLIDSVPLEEVAQAVEGIPNLWCVPATIDLAGAEIELVSVVARESRLARAIAAYPGHFDYVFIDCPPSLGLLTVNALVAAQEVLIPIQCEYYALEGLNQLINNINLVRQHLNPKLEVSTILLTMYDRRTRLADAVEQDVRNHFGDKVLQAVIPRNVRVSEAPSYGQSVMTYDPGSRGATSYFEAAQEIAERGVKEPVSRNA, encoded by the coding sequence GTGCATGACGACGGCAGGTACGACGATCCACGGTTGACCGGACCAGGAGGGCAGCCCTCCGCCGACCCCGTTTCACGTGAAACCAACGACCAGGAGTGGACGGTGAACGAGTCCGGCGAGCCGTCCTCCCCGTACCCGGCCCGGCCGTCGAAGCGACGGGAGTCGTCGGCCGGCGGGCCCGTGCGGCCCGTCTCGTCGGTGCCGGCGAACGTACCGCCGGCCCGTGATCCGCTCGACCCGGCCGACGGCCCGGTGAACGCGCCGACCCCGCGCCCGCCCGCGGTGCGGGCGAACGCCGCGGTGCCCACTCGCTACGAACCCCAGCCGCCCGTCTCGGCCGTGCCGCATCAGGCCGTCCCCGAGGTGACGGTGGCGCCGTCCGACACGCCACAGGCCGACGGGTACGGGGACGAGGTAGACGCCAGCACGTACGTTTCACGTGAAACCCCGACGCGCGAAGAGGATGATCCACCGTTGGCTATGGAGGCGATGCGCGCCGTGCAGATCCTGAATCCCAGTGGCGAGGTCACCATGCCCCGCCCCGACCGGACCCGGGTGATGTGCGTCGCCAACCAGAAGGGCGGCGTGGGCAAGACGACCACCACCGTGAACCTCGCCGTGGCGCTCGCGCTGCACGGCAACCGGGTGCTCGTGGTCGACCTTGACCCCCAGGGCAACGCCTCCACCGGTCTGAACGTCCCGCACCACACGGGCGTGCCCGACGTGTACGACTGCCTGATCGACAGCGTGCCGCTCGAGGAGGTCGCCCAGGCGGTCGAGGGCATCCCGAACCTGTGGTGCGTACCTGCGACCATCGACCTGGCCGGCGCCGAGATCGAGCTGGTCTCCGTGGTGGCCCGGGAGTCCCGCCTGGCGCGGGCCATCGCCGCGTACCCGGGGCACTTCGACTACGTCTTCATAGACTGCCCGCCGTCGCTCGGCCTGCTCACCGTCAACGCGCTCGTGGCCGCGCAGGAGGTGCTGATTCCGATCCAGTGCGAGTACTACGCGCTGGAGGGCCTCAACCAGCTGATAAACAACATCAACCTGGTCCGGCAGCACCTCAACCCGAAGCTCGAGGTCTCCACGATCCTGCTCACCATGTACGACAGGCGTACCCGGCTGGCGGACGCGGTGGAGCAGGACGTCCGGAACCACTTCGGGGACAAGGTCCTCCAGGCCGTCATCCCGCGTAACGTGCGTGTCTCCGAGGCGCCGAGCTACGGCCAGTCGGTGATGACCTACGATCCCGGTTCGCGGGGAGCCACGAGTTACTTCGAGGCCGCCCAGGAGATCGCGGAGCGAGGCGTCAAGGAGCCGGTGAGCCGGAATGCGTAA
- a CDS encoding ParB/RepB/Spo0J family partition protein, producing MKNRPRGGLGRGLGALIPTGPVPGAEPAAAEPESSAAAVSPSAPVADATAAITGSVGSSPLPTAEPEPHLSPVPGARFAEIPVDAIVPNPKQPRHVFDEEALEELKTSIQEVGFLQPIVVRQLDPEKFELVMGERRWRAAQAVGRETIPAIVRDTKDDAMLRDALLENIHRANLNPLEEAAAYQQLLEEFGATHEELARRIGRSRPQISNTIRLMNLPPAVQRRVAAGVLSAGHARALLSLDNAEAQEALAERIVREGITVRGAEELVHLALAEEPAKAAAAKRRPKPHAPALTDLADRLSDRFDTRVKVDIGRSKGKITIEFATVDDLERIVGIIGVGEDGQPEA from the coding sequence ATGAAGAACCGTCCCCGCGGCGGACTGGGCCGAGGGCTCGGTGCCCTCATTCCCACCGGACCGGTGCCTGGCGCCGAACCGGCGGCCGCTGAGCCGGAGTCGTCGGCCGCAGCCGTGTCGCCGTCGGCACCGGTCGCCGATGCGACAGCCGCCATCACCGGCAGCGTCGGAAGTAGCCCGCTGCCGACCGCAGAGCCCGAGCCGCATCTGAGCCCGGTGCCCGGCGCCCGCTTCGCGGAGATCCCGGTCGACGCCATCGTGCCGAACCCGAAGCAGCCGCGGCACGTCTTCGACGAGGAGGCGCTGGAGGAGCTGAAGACCTCGATCCAGGAGGTCGGCTTCCTCCAGCCGATCGTGGTCCGCCAGCTCGACCCCGAGAAGTTCGAACTCGTGATGGGCGAGCGGCGCTGGCGTGCCGCCCAGGCGGTCGGGCGGGAGACGATCCCCGCCATCGTCCGGGACACCAAGGACGACGCGATGCTCCGGGACGCGCTCCTGGAGAACATCCACCGCGCCAACCTCAACCCGCTCGAAGAGGCGGCGGCGTACCAGCAACTGCTCGAGGAGTTCGGTGCCACGCACGAGGAGCTGGCCCGGCGGATCGGCCGCAGCCGCCCGCAGATCTCCAACACCATCCGGCTGATGAACCTGCCGCCCGCAGTGCAGCGCCGCGTCGCCGCCGGCGTGCTCTCCGCCGGTCACGCCCGGGCGCTGCTCAGCCTCGACAACGCCGAGGCGCAGGAGGCACTCGCGGAGCGGATCGTCCGCGAGGGCATCACGGTCCGCGGCGCCGAGGAGCTGGTGCACCTGGCGCTCGCCGAGGAACCGGCAAAGGCCGCAGCCGCCAAGCGCCGGCCGAAGCCGCACGCCCCGGCCCTCACCGATCTCGCGGACCGGCTCTCCGACCGCTTCGACACGCGGGTGAAGGTCGACATCGGCCGCAGCAAGGGCAAGATCACGATCGAGTTCGCCACCGTGGACGACCTGGAACGGATCGTCGGCATCATCGGCGTGGGCGAGGACGGTCAGCCCGAGGCGTAG
- a CDS encoding D-alanine--D-alanine ligase yields MSDSPAAPPPVTGSAADDELHVLVLAGGLSYERDVSLRSGRRVLDALRAVGVEAELRDADVALLPALTADPPDAVVIALHGATGEDGSLRGVLDLWDVPYVGCDARSSRLAWDKPSAKAVLREAGIPTPDWVALPHDRFSELGAVAVLDRIVERLGLPLMVKPAQGGSGLGAAVVREAASLPAAMVGCFAYDQTALVERYVPGMDVAVSVLDLGKGPQALPPVEIVPRNGVYDYAARYTAGRTTWHAPARLDAATTARVTEVALAAHTALGLRDVSRVDLIVDAEGDPHVLEVNVSPGMTETSLLPLAIQAAGLDFGRVLGTLVTRAAARR; encoded by the coding sequence ATGTCCGACAGCCCTGCCGCACCGCCTCCCGTGACCGGATCCGCCGCCGACGACGAGCTGCACGTGCTCGTACTCGCGGGCGGCCTCTCCTACGAACGGGACGTCTCCTTGCGGTCGGGCCGCCGGGTGCTCGACGCGCTGCGCGCGGTGGGCGTCGAGGCGGAACTGCGCGACGCGGACGTGGCGCTGCTGCCCGCCCTGACCGCCGACCCGCCGGACGCGGTGGTGATCGCCCTGCACGGCGCCACCGGCGAGGACGGCTCGCTGCGCGGCGTCCTCGACCTCTGGGACGTGCCCTACGTCGGCTGCGACGCCCGGTCGTCCCGCCTCGCCTGGGACAAGCCGTCCGCGAAGGCGGTGCTGCGTGAGGCGGGCATCCCGACGCCCGACTGGGTGGCGCTGCCGCACGACCGCTTCTCCGAGCTGGGCGCCGTGGCCGTCCTGGACCGGATCGTCGAGCGCCTCGGGCTGCCGCTGATGGTCAAGCCGGCGCAGGGCGGTTCCGGACTGGGCGCCGCCGTGGTCCGGGAGGCGGCGTCGCTGCCGGCCGCGATGGTGGGTTGTTTCGCGTACGACCAGACCGCGCTCGTGGAGCGCTACGTCCCCGGGATGGACGTGGCGGTCTCCGTGCTCGACCTCGGCAAGGGCCCGCAGGCCCTGCCCCCGGTCGAGATCGTGCCGCGCAACGGCGTCTACGACTACGCGGCCCGCTACACCGCCGGGCGCACCACCTGGCACGCGCCCGCCCGGCTCGACGCCGCGACCACCGCCCGGGTGACCGAGGTGGCGCTCGCCGCGCACACCGCGCTCGGGCTGCGCGACGTGTCCCGGGTCGACCTGATCGTCGACGCCGAGGGCGACCCGCACGTGCTGGAGGTCAACGTCTCACCGGGCATGACCGAGACGTCGCTCCTGCCGCTGGCGATCCAGGCCGCCGGGCTGGACTTCGGCCGGGTCCTCGGCACGCTCGTGACCCGGGCCGCCGCCCGCCGCTGA
- a CDS encoding PLP-dependent aminotransferase family protein, translating into MTGTTLDDYTDRYARRVRGMTASEIRALFAVASRPEVVSLAGGAPYIAALPLDAVGEMLGRLGSEHGATTLQYGIGQGTPELRERICEVMSLSGIDASCGASPEDVVVTVGGQQALDLVARLFLDPGDVVLAEGPTYVGALGVFQAAQAQVAHVPMDDEGLIPEALEVAIADLARAGRRVKFLYTIPTYQNPAGVTLSEERRERVLDICERAGLLVVEDDPYGQLGFEGEAPRPLRARRRDGVFYLSTFSKTFAPGLRVGWILAPHAVRDKLVIASEAQILCPSAYAQSAVSTYLGTMPWRQQLKVYREVYRERRDALLDAMADLMPEGTTWTRPQGGLFVWATLPDGLDSKAMMPRAVAARVAYVPGTGFYADGTGAGNMRLNFSFPTPERIREGVRRLAGVMEQEIAMRKVFGAVGGAGPRRRQGGSDAPGPDLA; encoded by the coding sequence ATGACCGGCACGACGCTCGACGACTACACCGACCGGTACGCCCGGCGCGTCCGCGGGATGACCGCCTCGGAGATCCGGGCACTCTTCGCGGTGGCCAGCCGGCCGGAGGTCGTCTCGCTCGCCGGTGGGGCACCGTACATCGCGGCGCTGCCGCTGGACGCGGTCGGCGAGATGCTCGGCCGGCTCGGCTCCGAGCACGGCGCCACCACCCTGCAGTACGGCATCGGCCAGGGCACCCCGGAGCTGCGCGAGCGGATCTGCGAGGTGATGTCCCTGTCCGGGATCGACGCCTCCTGCGGCGCCTCCCCGGAGGACGTGGTGGTGACGGTCGGCGGCCAGCAGGCCCTCGACCTGGTGGCCCGTCTCTTCCTGGACCCGGGTGACGTGGTGCTCGCCGAAGGCCCGACGTACGTCGGCGCGCTCGGGGTGTTCCAGGCCGCCCAGGCCCAGGTGGCCCACGTGCCGATGGACGACGAAGGGCTCATCCCGGAGGCGCTGGAGGTGGCCATCGCCGACCTGGCCCGGGCCGGCCGCCGGGTGAAGTTCCTCTACACCATCCCCACCTACCAGAACCCGGCCGGCGTGACGCTGAGCGAGGAACGGCGCGAACGGGTGCTCGACATCTGCGAGCGCGCCGGGCTGCTGGTGGTGGAGGACGACCCGTACGGTCAGCTCGGTTTTGAGGGTGAGGCGCCCCGGCCGCTGCGGGCCCGGCGGCGCGACGGGGTCTTCTACCTGAGCACGTTCTCCAAGACGTTCGCGCCGGGCCTGCGGGTGGGCTGGATCCTGGCCCCGCACGCGGTCCGCGACAAGCTGGTCATCGCCAGCGAGGCGCAGATCCTCTGCCCGAGCGCCTACGCGCAGTCGGCCGTCTCGACGTACCTCGGCACCATGCCGTGGCGGCAGCAGCTCAAGGTCTACCGCGAGGTCTACCGCGAGCGCCGGGACGCGCTGCTCGACGCGATGGCCGACCTGATGCCCGAGGGCACCACCTGGACCAGGCCGCAGGGCGGGCTGTTCGTCTGGGCGACGCTGCCCGACGGGCTCGACTCCAAGGCGATGATGCCGCGGGCCGTGGCCGCCCGGGTCGCGTACGTGCCGGGGACCGGCTTCTACGCCGACGGCACCGGCGCCGGGAACATGCGGCTGAACTTCTCCTTCCCCACGCCGGAACGGATCCGCGAGGGTGTCCGCCGGCTGGCCGGGGTGATGGAGCAGGAGATCGCCATGCGCAAGGTCTTCGGCGCGGTCGGCGGTGCCGGACCCCGCCGTCGCCAGGGCGGCTCGGACGCGCCCGGCCCCGACTTGGCATGA
- a CDS encoding GNAT family N-acetyltransferase — MSRRLVSLTLDTLEDLPRSCRQCVYWELDPVSAERACAAGDPGLEKEAWVSQTLLEWGSCGKLVYVDGMPAGFVMYAPPAYVPRSMAFPTSPVSADAALLMTAHVVPAFADGGLGRMLVQGVARDLTKRGIKAIEAFGDAKFGDDADDPARACVAPADFFLSVGFKTVRPHPRYPRLRLELRTALSWKSDVEYALEKLLGSMSPETLLRPVRPAPATRSTS; from the coding sequence ATGTCGCGACGTCTGGTCAGCCTGACCCTGGACACGCTGGAGGACCTGCCTCGATCCTGCCGGCAGTGCGTCTACTGGGAGCTGGATCCGGTCTCCGCCGAGCGGGCCTGCGCGGCAGGTGACCCGGGCCTGGAGAAGGAGGCGTGGGTCTCCCAGACGCTGCTGGAGTGGGGTTCCTGCGGCAAGCTCGTCTACGTCGACGGCATGCCGGCCGGTTTCGTCATGTACGCCCCGCCGGCGTACGTCCCGCGCTCGATGGCGTTTCCCACCTCGCCGGTCTCGGCGGACGCGGCGCTGCTGATGACCGCGCACGTGGTGCCCGCCTTCGCCGACGGCGGGCTGGGCCGGATGCTGGTGCAGGGCGTGGCCCGCGACCTGACCAAGCGCGGCATCAAGGCGATCGAGGCGTTCGGCGACGCGAAGTTCGGCGACGACGCGGACGACCCGGCCCGCGCCTGCGTGGCACCCGCGGACTTCTTCCTCTCGGTGGGCTTCAAGACGGTCCGGCCGCACCCGCGCTACCCGCGCCTGCGCCTGGAGTTGCGGACGGCGCTGAGCTGGAAGTCGGACGTCGAGTACGCGCTGGAGAAGCTGCTCGGCTCGATGAGCCCGGAGACGCTGCTGCGGCCGGTCCGCCCGGCGCCCGCCACCCGCTCGACGAGCTGA
- a CDS encoding N-acetylmuramoyl-L-alanine amidase: MRPIRPGDQGPAVAEIRTVLASLELLPAEAGGDDYDAQTERAVRAFQQSRGLSVDGRVGAETWRALDAARWRFGARALYHAVPEPLTGEDVRSLQERLLEMGYDVGRADAIYGIRTSRAVAQFQREMGLKPDGSCGPHTVNALRRLGRKVVGGRPQWLRESDAIRQAGPTLVGRTVVIDPGHGGTDPGVVVPDGTLRWSEADLVHDLASRLEGRLAAAGVRVQLTRGPSPGDCLPDADRAQLANSLGADVFISLHTDGHANPEAEGVATYHYGTDNGVTSATGERLAGLVQREIVARTGLRDCRTHAKAWELLRLTRMPAVRVEVGYLTSPEDRARLVDPRFRDRVVEAIVAGVQRMYLPIERDVPTGSIDVSELRAIVAAGTVVD, from the coding sequence GTGCGTCCGATCCGACCCGGTGACCAGGGACCGGCGGTGGCCGAGATCCGTACCGTCCTCGCCAGCCTGGAACTTCTCCCCGCCGAGGCCGGAGGCGACGACTACGACGCCCAGACCGAACGCGCGGTACGGGCCTTCCAGCAGTCCCGCGGCCTCAGCGTCGACGGGCGGGTCGGCGCCGAGACCTGGCGGGCACTCGACGCGGCCCGCTGGCGGTTCGGCGCCCGCGCGCTCTACCACGCCGTACCCGAGCCGCTGACCGGCGAGGACGTCCGCTCTCTCCAGGAACGCCTGCTGGAGATGGGGTACGACGTGGGCCGCGCCGACGCCATCTACGGCATCCGTACCTCCCGCGCGGTGGCGCAGTTCCAGCGGGAGATGGGCCTCAAACCGGACGGCTCGTGCGGGCCGCACACCGTCAACGCGTTGCGCCGCCTCGGCCGCAAGGTGGTCGGTGGCCGCCCGCAGTGGCTGCGCGAGTCCGACGCCATCCGGCAGGCCGGTCCCACGCTCGTCGGCCGGACCGTGGTGATCGACCCGGGGCACGGAGGCACCGACCCGGGCGTGGTGGTGCCCGACGGCACGCTGCGCTGGAGCGAGGCGGACCTCGTGCACGACCTCGCCAGCCGGTTGGAGGGGCGGCTCGCCGCCGCCGGCGTGCGGGTACAGCTCACCCGGGGTCCGTCGCCGGGCGACTGCCTGCCGGACGCGGACCGGGCCCAGCTCGCCAACTCCCTCGGCGCCGACGTGTTCATCTCGCTGCACACCGACGGGCACGCCAACCCGGAGGCCGAGGGGGTGGCCACGTACCACTACGGCACCGACAACGGCGTCACGTCGGCGACCGGCGAGCGTCTGGCCGGGCTGGTGCAGCGGGAGATCGTGGCCCGCACCGGGCTGCGCGACTGCCGTACCCACGCCAAGGCGTGGGAGTTGCTCCGGCTCACCCGGATGCCCGCGGTACGCGTCGAGGTCGGCTACCTCACCTCGCCGGAAGACCGGGCTCGTCTCGTCGACCCGCGTTTCCGGGACCGGGTGGTCGAGGCCATCGTGGCCGGGGTGCAGCGGATGTACCTGCCGATCGAGCGGGACGTGCCGACCGGGTCGATCGACGTCAGCGAACTGCGGGCGATCGTCGCCGCCGGCACCGTGGTCGACTGA
- the trxA gene encoding thioredoxin, whose product MGATKAVTDASFVSDVLQSDKPVLVDFWAEWCGPCRKVSPLLEEIAGEMKDQVTIVKLNIDENPETARAYRVMSVPTLTIFKNGQPVQSIAGAKPKGELVKLIESAL is encoded by the coding sequence GTGGGAGCAACCAAGGCGGTCACGGACGCCAGCTTCGTCAGTGACGTGCTGCAGTCCGACAAGCCGGTGCTGGTCGACTTCTGGGCGGAGTGGTGCGGCCCCTGCCGCAAGGTCTCGCCGCTGCTGGAGGAGATCGCCGGCGAGATGAAGGACCAGGTCACCATCGTCAAGCTCAACATCGACGAGAACCCGGAGACGGCCCGCGCCTACCGGGTGATGTCGGTGCCGACGCTGACCATCTTCAAGAACGGCCAGCCGGTGCAGTCGATCGCCGGCGCCAAGCCGAAGGGCGAGCTGGTCAAGCTCATCGAGTCGGCGCTCTGA